A genomic segment from Thiomicrorhabdus aquaedulcis encodes:
- the lspA gene encoding signal peptidase II, whose product MPNHSIQADLNSANASSAVRTLWFAVMLIVVDQLTKYWAVSTLVMGVPVPVMPNLNMTLVYNYGAAFSFLADMGGWQRWFFTGLAAAVTVILWLWLAKLPNRFTVDVLAINLVLGGAIGNVIDRVLAGRVTDFVDFYIGTWHYATFNVADMAITVGAILLLWSELWLKPRLAKHALQQDPLQSDSQSDSPSDLQNKP is encoded by the coding sequence ATGCCTAACCATTCAATTCAAGCAGACTTAAACAGCGCAAACGCCTCAAGCGCGGTGCGCACTTTGTGGTTTGCGGTTATGTTAATTGTGGTTGATCAACTCACTAAATATTGGGCTGTGTCTACGTTGGTGATGGGTGTTCCCGTGCCGGTTATGCCCAATTTAAACATGACGTTGGTGTACAACTACGGCGCAGCCTTTAGCTTTTTAGCCGATATGGGTGGCTGGCAACGCTGGTTTTTTACCGGATTAGCTGCCGCTGTTACTGTGATTTTGTGGCTGTGGTTGGCCAAACTGCCCAATCGATTTACGGTTGATGTATTGGCCATAAACCTCGTATTAGGCGGCGCCATTGGCAACGTCATTGACCGCGTGTTGGCGGGGCGAGTAACCGACTTTGTCGACTTTTACATCGGCACATGGCACTACGCCACCTTTAACGTTGCCGACATGGCGATTACGGTGGGTGCGATATTGTTGTTGTGGTCCGAGCTGTGGTTAAAACCCCGTTTGGCCAAGCACGCCTTGCAACAAGACCCGTTGCAGAGTGATTCGCAAAGCGATTCGCCCAGTGATTTGCAAAACAAACCTTAA
- the ileS gene encoding isoleucine--tRNA ligase: MTQTTDYKLTLNLPETDFPMRGSLPTREPAQVKAWEADGLYQIVREHKKGLPKFILHDGPPYANGDIHIGHAVNKVLKDMIVKSKGLSGFDAPFVPGWDCHGLPIELNVEKKKGKVGQKIGATEFRQACRDYAQSQVEGQMADFKRLGIMADWDNPYLTKDFKFEANEIRALAKIIQNGHLVKGTKPVYWSVGGHSALAEAEVEYEMKRSKSIDVRFKVLDEAAFFARCHHVEDHLGEGPLSVVIWTTTPWTLPANQAVAINPELEYAVVQVTGEHGPERLFLAEAMIKTTMDKWGFDAYRVIAYGRGNQFDLIRLRHPFYERIVPLILGEHVTTEAGTGCVHTAPGHGVDDFAVGLKYDLEVDCPVDGNGNYVAGTPLFAGENVLKVDDHVIEVLKEHHALLHIEVIEHSYPHCWRTKTPLIFRATPQWFISMTQAGLRDGALREIKNVQWIPEWGQNRIEGMIDGRPDWCISRQRFWGVPITIFVNKVTQEMHPRTIELMEEVAKLVEVNSIDAWYDLDVASLLGSDADDYEQVTDILDVWFDSGISHFTVLGQRDELSAPADLYLEGSDQHRGWFQSSLLTALATDGHAPYKQVLTHGFTVDKDGKKMSKSKGNVVAPQQISNTLGADILRLWISAADYRYEMTVSDEIISRTADSYRRIRNTARFLLANISGFNPATDLVAYDDLLPLDKWVIGHAHILQQEIVAAYDSYNFHAIYQALTHFCSVELGAFYLDVIKDRQYTCKTDGLARRSAQTALYHIIEAMTRWMAPILSFTAEEIWTFLPGERDKTVFVAQWYTGLTALDETAAMNSAYWAQMIEVRSAVAKTLEKLRAEKVIGASLSAEVTLYCQDDLLTAIEALQDELRFVLITSQAWVKPLSQKTVAAVESELPGLWIESVATEHAKCARCWHHREEVGHIAEHPELCQRCVDNVDGDGEVRHYA, translated from the coding sequence ATGACACAAACCACCGATTATAAATTGACGTTAAACCTTCCCGAAACCGACTTTCCGATGCGAGGCAGTTTGCCGACGCGTGAGCCTGCTCAAGTCAAAGCGTGGGAGGCCGATGGGTTGTATCAAATCGTTCGCGAACATAAAAAAGGCTTGCCTAAATTTATTTTGCACGACGGCCCACCGTACGCCAACGGCGACATTCACATTGGGCACGCGGTGAATAAAGTCTTAAAAGACATGATTGTAAAGTCTAAAGGCTTAAGCGGTTTTGATGCGCCGTTTGTGCCCGGTTGGGATTGTCATGGCTTACCCATTGAGCTAAACGTTGAAAAGAAAAAAGGCAAAGTAGGGCAAAAAATTGGCGCTACCGAGTTTCGCCAGGCCTGTCGAGATTACGCACAAAGTCAGGTAGAAGGGCAAATGGCCGACTTTAAACGTTTGGGCATTATGGCCGACTGGGACAATCCTTATTTAACCAAAGACTTTAAATTTGAAGCCAACGAAATTCGTGCGCTGGCCAAAATCATTCAAAACGGTCACTTAGTCAAAGGCACTAAGCCGGTGTATTGGTCGGTGGGCGGCCATTCGGCCTTGGCCGAGGCCGAAGTGGAATACGAAATGAAACGCTCAAAGTCGATTGACGTGCGTTTTAAGGTGCTGGATGAAGCGGCGTTTTTTGCGCGTTGCCATCACGTTGAAGACCATTTGGGCGAAGGGCCTTTGTCGGTGGTGATTTGGACCACTACGCCTTGGACATTACCCGCTAACCAAGCCGTTGCCATTAACCCAGAGCTCGAATACGCCGTGGTACAAGTCACCGGCGAGCACGGTCCAGAGCGCCTGTTTTTAGCCGAAGCCATGATTAAAACCACCATGGATAAATGGGGCTTTGATGCCTACCGCGTCATCGCTTATGGGCGTGGTAATCAGTTTGATTTAATTCGATTGCGTCACCCGTTTTACGAACGCATTGTGCCGTTAATTTTAGGCGAACACGTCACCACCGAGGCCGGAACAGGCTGTGTACACACCGCACCAGGTCACGGGGTTGATGACTTTGCGGTAGGGTTAAAATACGATTTAGAGGTGGATTGCCCCGTGGACGGCAACGGCAATTACGTGGCCGGCACGCCGTTGTTTGCCGGCGAAAACGTTTTAAAAGTAGACGACCACGTGATTGAAGTGCTTAAAGAACACCACGCGCTGTTGCACATTGAAGTGATTGAGCACAGTTACCCACACTGCTGGCGCACCAAAACGCCGCTTATTTTTAGAGCCACGCCGCAATGGTTTATTAGCATGACGCAAGCCGGTTTACGTGACGGTGCGCTACGTGAAATTAAAAACGTGCAGTGGATTCCCGAATGGGGTCAAAACCGCATTGAAGGCATGATTGACGGCCGTCCAGATTGGTGTATTTCGCGGCAGCGTTTTTGGGGTGTGCCCATCACTATTTTTGTAAACAAAGTGACTCAAGAAATGCACCCGCGCACCATTGAGTTAATGGAAGAAGTAGCTAAGTTGGTTGAAGTCAATTCAATTGACGCTTGGTACGATTTGGACGTGGCCAGTTTATTGGGCAGTGACGCCGACGACTACGAGCAAGTCACCGATATTTTAGACGTGTGGTTTGATTCGGGTATTTCGCATTTTACCGTGTTAGGGCAACGTGACGAGTTGTCGGCTCCGGCCGATTTGTATTTAGAAGGCTCAGATCAACATCGCGGTTGGTTTCAATCGTCGTTGTTAACGGCCTTAGCCACCGACGGCCATGCGCCTTACAAACAAGTGCTTACCCACGGTTTTACGGTGGATAAAGACGGCAAAAAAATGTCTAAATCCAAAGGCAATGTGGTCGCACCCCAGCAAATCTCTAACACCTTGGGTGCAGACATTTTGCGCCTGTGGATTTCGGCCGCCGACTACCGCTATGAAATGACTGTATCGGACGAAATCATTAGCCGTACCGCCGACTCTTATCGTCGTATTCGCAACACCGCGCGCTTTTTATTGGCCAATATTAGCGGCTTTAATCCCGCGACCGATTTGGTGGCGTACGATGATTTATTGCCGCTAGACAAATGGGTGATTGGTCACGCACACATCTTGCAACAAGAGATTGTCGCGGCGTACGACAGTTATAATTTTCATGCAATTTATCAGGCCTTAACCCATTTTTGCTCGGTTGAGTTGGGGGCGTTTTATTTAGACGTTATTAAAGACCGCCAATACACCTGCAAAACCGATGGATTAGCACGACGTTCGGCGCAAACCGCGTTGTATCACATTATTGAAGCCATGACGCGTTGGATGGCGCCTATTTTGAGTTTTACCGCCGAAGAAATTTGGACGTTTTTACCCGGCGAACGCGATAAAACGGTGTTTGTGGCGCAATGGTACACCGGCTTAACGGCGTTAGACGAAACCGCCGCCATGAACTCGGCCTACTGGGCACAAATGATTGAAGTGCGTTCGGCCGTGGCCAAAACACTTGAAAAACTGCGCGCCGAAAAAGTCATTGGCGCATCTTTAAGTGCCGAAGTTACCTTGTATTGCCAAGACGATTTGTTAACCGCCATTGAAGCGTTGCAAGACGAGTTGCGCTTTGTGCTGATTACCTCTCAGGCCTGGGTAAAACCGTTGTCGCAAAAAACCGTCGCCGCGGTAGAAAGCGAACTGCCAGGCCTGTGGATTGAGTCGGTGGCCACCGAGCACGCTAAATGCGCGCGTTGTTGGCATCACCGTGAAGAGGTCGGTCATATTGCCGAACATCCAGAGTTGTGTCAACGTTGTGTGGATAACGTGGACGGTGATGGAGAAGTGCGTCACTATGCCTAA
- the hepT gene encoding type VII toxin-antitoxin system HepT family RNase toxin yields the protein MNDVLLNKKVSIERCIRQIKTYYALNTGCAFKDDFLKQDAIAINLQRIAELAIDMAAYTIKKYKWGLPKDSRNHFQILEIHQVISPELSQKLQNMVGFRNVLVHEYQTLDIQLMQDVIENRLHDLIDYTANVLESNV from the coding sequence ATGAACGATGTATTGCTCAATAAAAAAGTCAGTATAGAGCGCTGCATTAGGCAAATTAAAACCTACTATGCGTTAAATACCGGTTGCGCGTTTAAAGATGATTTTTTAAAGCAAGACGCCATTGCCATTAACTTACAGCGCATTGCTGAGTTGGCCATTGATATGGCCGCGTACACCATAAAAAAATACAAATGGGGACTGCCCAAAGACAGTCGGAATCACTTTCAAATCTTAGAAATACACCAAGTGATTTCGCCTGAGTTATCGCAAAAATTACAGAACATGGTTGGATTTAGAAACGTCTTAGTTCATGAATATCAAACATTGGATATTCAACTCATGCAAGACGTTATTGAAAACCGCTTACACGACTTAATTGACTACACCGCCAACGTTTTAGAGAGCAATGTATGA
- the mntA gene encoding type VII toxin-antitoxin system MntA family adenylyltransferase antitoxin, with the protein MATAPPLNVLKLAFAIHQAWSNVKAVYLFGSYAHGEQRNNSDVDLALLFAPSDAKRITLLNSLGQVQLESLLGVGVDLINLQLVDTVFQNEIIHQGKVIFWPTTLLKASWMNLK; encoded by the coding sequence TTGGCCACTGCACCCCCTCTTAATGTTTTAAAACTGGCTTTTGCCATTCACCAGGCCTGGTCAAATGTTAAGGCGGTGTATTTGTTTGGTTCGTACGCTCATGGCGAGCAACGTAATAACAGCGATGTTGATTTGGCCTTGCTGTTTGCACCCAGCGACGCTAAACGCATTACCTTGTTAAACTCACTCGGTCAGGTGCAGTTAGAATCTTTGTTGGGCGTTGGGGTTGATTTAATTAATTTGCAGTTGGTGGATACCGTGTTTCAAAATGAAATTATTCATCAGGGTAAGGTCATTTTTTGGCCGACGACTTTACTCAAAGCCAGCTGGATGAATTTGAAATAG
- the ribF gene encoding bifunctional riboflavin kinase/FAD synthetase, whose translation MQLIRSLNNLPQFNASLARGCVLTIGNFDGVHLGHQQVLNSVVARAKALNLPSVVMLFEPLPIEFFSPDNAPVRLMNFREKLCAFQNTAIDFVLCVRFNAVFAKLSAHAFVSDVLINGLHVKQLVVGDDFRFGQQRQGDFAYLLERGAQDGFSVTDMPTYLVDEQRVSSTRIREALALPNLPYAKRLLGKEFSFNGRVIHGQKLGRTLGFRTLNLNPKRAQMPVQGVYAVLVHGISTQPWPGVANVGLRPTVDGQRPSIEVHLFDWHKDVYGQHVEVTLQQFIRHEMKFAGLDALKAQIQHDAQSAKNYFGLV comes from the coding sequence ATGCAGTTGATTCGCAGCCTTAACAATTTGCCCCAGTTTAATGCATCGTTGGCGCGCGGCTGTGTGCTGACGATTGGCAATTTTGATGGCGTGCATTTAGGCCATCAGCAAGTTTTAAACTCGGTGGTGGCGCGCGCTAAAGCGCTTAATTTACCCAGCGTGGTGATGTTGTTTGAGCCACTGCCCATTGAGTTTTTTAGCCCAGACAACGCGCCGGTGCGCTTAATGAACTTTAGAGAAAAGCTGTGCGCGTTTCAAAATACCGCCATAGATTTTGTATTGTGTGTGCGCTTTAATGCGGTCTTTGCCAAATTAAGCGCGCACGCGTTTGTTAGCGACGTGTTAATAAACGGTTTGCATGTTAAGCAATTGGTGGTGGGCGACGACTTTAGGTTTGGACAACAACGCCAAGGTGATTTTGCTTATTTGCTTGAGCGTGGCGCACAAGACGGTTTTAGCGTAACCGACATGCCCACCTATTTAGTGGACGAGCAACGCGTCAGCAGTACCCGTATAAGAGAGGCCTTAGCGTTGCCCAATTTGCCTTACGCCAAGCGTTTATTAGGCAAAGAGTTTAGCTTTAATGGTCGGGTGATTCACGGTCAAAAACTGGGCAGAACCTTGGGGTTTAGAACCTTAAATTTAAACCCAAAACGCGCCCAAATGCCGGTGCAAGGCGTGTATGCGGTGTTGGTGCATGGCATTAGCACCCAGCCCTGGCCGGGTGTGGCCAACGTAGGCTTGCGTCCCACGGTCGATGGCCAAAGGCCGTCCATTGAAGTGCATTTGTTTGATTGGCACAAAGACGTTTACGGCCAACATGTTGAGGTAACGCTCCAACAGTTTATTCGCCATGAGATGAAGTTTGCTGGTTTAGACGCCTTAAAAGCCCAAATACAACACGATGCGCAAAGTGCAAAAAACTATTTTGGCTTGGTTTAA